GGCCTCCACGCGCTCCTCGGGCACGTCGATCGCCAGGAACGGCGGCTCGCCGTCGACGCCCGAGAGGATGCGCTGCACGGGCTCGCCGCCGACGAGGGGCGTCACGGTGCGCAGCGGCTCGTGCCGCTCGGCGACGTCGACGAACGCGGCGCGCAGCGCGGGCACGTCGAGCGGGCCGTCGAGGTGCAGCACGACGGGGATGGAGTACGCGGCCGAGTCGGGCTCGAGCCGGTTGAGGAACCACAGGCGGCGCTGCGCGAGCGACACCGGCAGCGGGTCGGGACGCGTCGCGCGCGACAGGCGCGACGGGCGGTCGTCGACGCCGGCGTCGCCGGCGCGCTCGGCGAGCGCCGCGACGGTGGGCCGCTCGAAGACGTCGCGCACCGTGATCTGCCGCTCGAGACGCTCCGAGAGCGTCGACGCGAGCCGCGTGGCGAGCAGCGAGTGCCCGCCGGCCGCGAAGAAGTCCTCGTCGATGCCCACGGCATCCACCTCGAGGGTCTCGGCGAACGCCTCGGCGACGATGCGCTGCACCGTCGTCTGCGGCTGCTGGGCAGGGTCGGCGCTCGAGCGCTCGGGCGTCGGCAGGGCGCGGCGGTCGAGCTTGCCGTTGGGGGTCATCGGCAGGTCGCTGAGCGCCATGATCGTCGACGGCACCATGTAGTCGGGCACGCCGCGACGCATCGCCTCGCGCACGGCGGCGCCGAGGCCGTCGAGGTCGCCGTCGGCGGTGACGTAGCCGACGATGCGCGCCGTGGCGCCGTCGCCGTGCACGACGGCGGCGGCGCGCGTCACGCGGTCCTGGCGACGCATCGCGGCCTCGACCTCGTCGAGCTCGACGCGGTAGCCGCGGATCTTCACCTGGTCGTCGATGCGACCGACGAAGCGGAGGGAGCCGTCGCGGCGACGACGCACGACGTCGCCCGTGCGGTACATGCGCGAGCCGTCGTCGGCGAACGGGTCGGCGACGAAGCGCTCGGCGCTGAGGTCGGGGCGGCCGACGTAGCCGCGGGCCACGTTGGCGCCTGCGAGGTAGAGCTCGCCGACGGCGCGGTCGGGCACGGGCGTGAGGCTCGCGTCGAGGATGTAGTGGCGCGCGTTGCGCACCGACGTGCCGATGTGCGGCTGCACCCCCGGCTCGATCACGGCGATGAGGCTGTCGACGGTCGTCTCGGTCGGTCCGTAGAGGTTGACGGCGTGGATGTCGTCGCGCTGCGCGAGCGCATCCCACAGCGCGGGCCCGACGGCCTCGCCGCCGAGCGCGATCTCGGTGGGGTGGCGGTCGGCGTCGAGCATGCCGGCGGCGATGAGCGCCTCGGCGAACGACGGCGTCGTCTCGATGGCGTCGATGCGACGGTCGGCGAGCAGCTGCACGAGTCGCTGCGGGTCGCGCCGGGCGTCGTCGTCGATGACGTGCAGCTCGTGGCCCGCGAAGAGCCAGAGCAGCGGATCCCAGGCGGCGTCGAACGACAGGCCTGCGGTGTGGGCGACGCGCACGGGGCGCCCGAGCCGCTCGGCTGCCGGCTCGAACATCTCGGCACGGTGCTGCTGGAACAGGTTGCGCAGCGCGATCCGGTCGACGCCCACGCCCTTCGGGCGCCCCGTGCTGCCGGAGGTGAACACCACGTAGGCGAGATCGTCGTCGGCAGCGGTCGGCAGGGCCGTCGCATCCGGCGTGCCACGACGCCAGCTGGCGGTGTCGGCGTCGACGGCGAGGGTCGGCACCGCCCAGTCCGCTCCCGCGGCGCGGTCGCGCTCGAGCTGACCCGTGCTCGTGAGCAGCAGCACGGGGTCGGCGTCCTCGACCATCCCCGCGACGCGGTCGATGGGGTACTCGGGGTCGAGCGGCACGTAGGCGCCGCCCGCGCGCAGCACGGCGAGCACGAGCATCGGCAGCAGCGCGCTGCGCTCGATGCGCACCGCGACGCGCGCACCGGGGCCGACGCCCTGGGAGACGAGGTGGTGCGCGAGGCGCGTGGCGTCGGCGTCGAGCATCGAGAACGTGACCATGCCGTCCTCGGCGACGACCGCGGGCTCGTGCGGACGCTGCGCCGCGATCGCGGCGAAGGCCTCGAGCACCGTCTCGGGCGCGATCGCGACCCGACGGCCCGCACCCTGCTCGAGCAGGCTCGACGCCTCGTCGACGCCGAGGATCGTCGCATCCGTGACGACGAGCGCGTGGTCGTCGAGCGCGTCGCCGACGAGCGCGAGCAGTCGCTCGGCATGCTCGAGCAGGCTCTCGCGCGTGTGCAGGTCGGCGTCGCCCTCGAGCTGCAGCGTCGCGTCGGCCGCGTCGCTCTCGAGGCCCGAGAGCACGATCGACAGGTCGTGCACCGGCCCGGTCGACAGGATGCGCACCTCGCCGGTCGCCGCGCCGAAGCGCAGCGCGTCGATGACGGGCAGCAGGTTCACGGAGGGGCCTGCGAACGTCGGTGCACCCGACACGCGCTCGACGCGGAACCGCTGGTGCCGCACGGCGCCGCGCACGACGTCGCCGGCCTCGGCGACGACCTCGCCGACCGTCGCGGCCGGATCGACGTCGACGCGCAGCGGCAGGATGCTCGACAGCATCGACGGCGTGGTCTTCGCCACGGAGCCGCGGCGAGCCGTGACCGGCAGGCCCAGGGAGACGCGCGCCTCCCCCGTCACCTTCGCCATGTAGACCGCGATGACGCCGACGATCGTCTTCGGCAGGTCGCGGCCGAGCCCGGCGAGGCGCTCGACGAGCGCCTCGTCGAGCGGCACCGACACGCGCTCGACGCGCGAGGCGACGCCGTCCGCCGAGCCCTCGAGCCCCTCGACGACGGCCTCGTCGGCGAGCACCTCGGTCCAGTAGGCCTCGTCGGCGTCGCGCTGCTCGGACGCCTCGTAGGCGTCGATCGAGGCGTGCAGCTCGGCGAGCGACGGCAGCGGCGAGGGGATGCGCGCGGCGACGCGCGCGACGATGCCGTCGACGAGGTCGAGGGCCCGTCCGCCGGGCGTGAAGCGCGCGAGGCTCGTGTAGACGCCCGCGAGGTAGCGCAGGGCGACGACGGCGCCGTAGCCGTCGAGCAGGATGTGGTGCACGCGCTGGAAGAACAGCGAGCGGTCGCCGCCGAGGCGGAAGAGGATGGCGCCGAAGAGCTCGTCGCCCGTGAGGTCGCGCGGCGTGGCCATCTCGACGTCCATGCGCTCGCGCGCCTGCGCGAACGCAGCGTCGGCGTCGATGCCGCGCAGATCGACGACCTCGAGCAGGTCGTCGGTCGCCGCGGGCGGCGCCGCGACGGCGTACGGGCCGTCGCCGTCGTCGCGCAGCCGCAGGTGCACGGCGTCGAGGTCGGCGACGATCTTCGTCACCGCGACGCGCATGAGCGCAGGCTCGATGCGGCCGCGCAGGTCGAGGTACTGCCCGATCTGGTACGTCGGGTTCGCCTCGTCGAGCTGCTGCGCGTACCAGATGCCGCGCTGCGCCGCGGTGAGCGGGATGCGCGCATCGGCGCTCGGGGTGTCGGTCGATCGGTCGTTCGTGGGCGTCGTGCTCGTCACGGATGGCGCTCCTGAAAGACGTCAGCCCCGCGCAGCGCGCGGGGCTGACGTGGTCCTGTATCGGTCGGTCGAGGCGCGATGCCTACTGGAACTGGCCGATCTGCAGGAAGTTCAGGATGCCGCCGACGTCGACGAGCGGGCCCTGCACGAGCGGTCCCTCGATGAGCGCCGCCTGCGGCATCGGGGTGGTGGTGGTCGAGTGCATGCCCACGGAGTACGACGCGTCCGAGGCCATGGCAGCGGGTCCGCCGATGGCGACGCCACCGATGGCCAGCGCAGCCGTCATGGCTGCGGCGCTCATGGTCCGAGTGGTCTTCTTCATGGGATGTCCCTCCTGAGCCTGCGTGCCCGCTCCGGGCACTGGTGGTCGTTCGGGACGGGTCGGGCCGCGGGTTGGATCGCGGCCCGACCCGGGCGCGGCGGATCCTGAGCCTGGCTCAGGACCCACCGCATCCGGTCAGCCGATCGCTGCCTCTGCGGCCACGCCGCCGACGGGCTCGCGCGTCACCTCGACGCGCGCGGCCTGCATCTGCTCGGCCATGTGCTCGAGCACGCGCACGACCTGCGACGAGTAGCCGTACTCGTTGTCGTACCAGACGTACACGACGAGGTGGCGGCCGGATGCGATGGTCGCGAGGCCGTCGACGATGCCTGCCCGGTTGTTGCCGACGAAGTCGGTCGAGACGACCTCGGGCGAGTCGACGAAGTCGATCTGCGTGCGCAGGCGCCCCTTGAGCGACGCGCGGCGCAGCAGCTCGTTGACCTGGTCGCGCTCCACGGCCTCGTCGAGCGTGAGGTTGAGGATCGCCATCGACACGTCGGGCGTCGGCACGCGGATGGCGTTGCCGGTCAGGCGGCCCTCGAGCTCGGGCAGCGCCTTCGCGACGGCCTTCGCGGCGCCGGTCTCGGTGAGCACCATGTTGAGCGCCGCCGAGCGGCCGCGGCGGTCGCCCTTGTGGAAGTTGTCGATGAGGTTCTGGTCGTTCGTGTACGAGTGCACGGTCTCGACGTGGCCGTGCTCGACGCCGTACGCGTCGTGCAGCACCTTGAGCACGGGCGTGATGGCGTTCGTCGTGCACGACGCGGCGGTGACGATGCGGTCGTCGGCGGCGATCATGTCCTGGTTGATGCCGTACACGACGTTCTTCAGCGGGCTCTTGCCCGGGGCGGTCAGCAGCACGCGCGCGACGCCCTTCGCCTGCAGATGCAGCGACAGGCCCGCCTCGTCGCGCCAGCGGCCCGTGTTGTCGACGACGATGGCGTCGCGGATGCCGTGCGCCTCGTAGTCGACGGTCGCGGGGTCGTCGGAGTGGATGACCTGGATGAGCGTGCCGTTCGCGAGGATCGTCTGCGCCTCGTGGTCGATCTGGATCGTGCCCTCGAAGGGTCCGTGCACCGAGTCGCGGCGCAGCAGGTTCGCGCGCTTCTCGAGGTCGTGCTCGCCGCCCGAGCGCACGACGATCGCGCGCAGGCGCAGGCCGAGGCCGTTGCCGGCGTGGCCGACGAGGATGCGGGCGAGCAGTCGGCCGATGCGGCCGAAGCCGTAGAGCACGACGTCGGTGGGCTCCTGGTGCTCCCACGACGGCAGCGCGCCGAGCGCGTCGCGCACGTACGCCTCGAGGCCCGACACGTCGTCGGGCGCGCCGTCGAGCAGGCGGCCGAGGTCGAGCGACACGCCCTGCAGGCGCAGCTCGTCGGCGACCTGCAGCGCGAGCAGCGAGTGCGCCACGTCGAGCTCGCCGTCGCTCACGCGTCGCGCCCAGCGGTGGGCACGCAGCACCTCGATCGCCGAGCGGTTGATGATCTTGCGGCCGTGCACGTGCGGGATGACGTTCCGCTCGCGGTACAGCCTGCCGATGAGGGGGATGGCCGACTCGGCCATCGCGACGCGCTCCAACCATGCGTCCTGGGATCGCTGCACTGCGTCCGTCACTCGCTCTTCGCTCCTCGTGCGCCCCGGTCGGGCGCTGGTCCGTCGCGGCGGATCTCGCCGCATCCCCATCCTTTCGCTGCAGCGCACGAATGCGGGGCGGATCGGGCGGGTCAGGCTGCGAGCGCTTGCCGCACCGTCAAGAAGCGGCGTTCTTGCCGCCACCGCGCTGCTCTCGTCGGTACGCGTCGCGCATCCGATCGGTCGTCAGCAGGTCGCCGATGCCGATCATGAGCAGCGAGAACACGATCTGCTCGATCGTCATCCACAGCGGGTAGAGGCCCGGGATGGCGGCGACGACGAGCGTGACGATCGGGAAGATGCGCGAGAACAGTCGCAGGCGCGAGTACGCCCACCACCACCGCTGCTCGGCGCGCAGCGCGAAGTAGCCGAGGCCGAGCGTGAGGCCGAGCACGACGAGCGACCGGAACCACACCATGGGGTGGTCGAGCTCGCCGCGCGCCGTGAGCACGGCCGCGACGACGATCGCCGCGAGGCCGATGGCGATCTCGGCCGTGAGGATCCAGCGGATCGCTCGCCAGTCGCGATGCAGGCGTGGATCCGCGAGCCGCTCGGGCGGCATGCGCACGTCGCGCGCGCGGCCGGCGGCGACGCGGTCGATCCGCAGCAGCAGCGCGTCGAGGCTCACGAGCGCGATCGTACGCCCGCGACCTGCGACGACGCCGCCCTCCGGAGGTGGAGGACGGCGTCGGCAGAGCGCTGGGCGCGGGTCAGGACACGTAGGCCTTGCCGAGGCGCCAGTAGCCCGTGAACGTGACGTTGGCCTTGTCGACGCCGCGGTGCTTCACGAGGTGGCGGCGTGCGCCGGTCGCGAGCGACTGCTCGCCGGCGGCGTACGCGTAGGCGATGTCGCCGGGCAGGTCCAGCTCGGACAGGGCGCGCAGGCCGGCCTGGCCCTCGCGCTCGGAGCCGCGGTGGATCCAGTGCACGTCGATGCCATCGGGCTGGCCGAGGTCCTGCACGTCGTCCATGTGGCCGACCTCGATCACGGCGATGCCGCGCGTCGCGCGGTCGATCGAGCCGCACACGCCGGCGATGGCGGGGATGACCGACTCGTCGCCGACCATGAGCACGTCGCCCTCGACGCCATCGTCGTTGTAGAGCAGGCCCTCGTCGAGCAGCGCGGCGCGCTCGCCGACCTTCGCGTCGATCGACCACTGGGCGCCGGGGCCCGGGTCCTCGTGCACGACGAAGTCGATGTCGAGCTCCTGCACGTCGCGGCGGAACGCGCGGATCGTGTAGTTGCGGATGTGGGGGCGCTTCGCCTCCGACATCAGCAGGTACTGCGGGAACCACTGCTTCGGGCTCGTCGGCACCTGCAGCGCATCCTGGTCGGGACGGCGCATGAAGAAGCGGAACCACTGGTCGTAGCCCTGCGGCGTCATGTTCGCGACGTCCTCGCCACCGAGCGTCACGCGACGCAGGTGGGGGGAGATCTGCTCGTTGCCGAGCACCTCGAGGTCGATGAATCGAGGTGCGACGGCGGCGACGCGTGCGGGTCCGGCCATGCGGGAGCTCCTTCGTGCAGCGGCGCTGCGGGAGGGGGATGTGCGGTAAGGCTATCCTCACCGTACCCGACGACGCATCCGGCCGTCGACCCCGGCCGTCGATCCACAGGCCTCTCCAGCGAGCCCTGAGGGAATACCATGGTGGTGCGCAGCGCTGCACAGCCCTGTCCCCACGCACCGTCCGGAGACTCCCCCATGCAGCAGCTCACCCCCACGCGTCGCGTCCTCGCACTCTTCGCGCTCGCCCTCGGCGGCTTCGGCATCGGCACGACCGAGTTCGCCTCGATGGGCCTCCTGCCGCTCATCGGCGACGACCTCGTGTCGGGCTTCGCGCAGAACCCCGAGCGCGGCATCCAGACCGCCGGCTGGCTCATCTCGGCCTACGCCCTCGGCGTCGTCGTCGGCGCCCCCGCGATCGCGGTGCTCGCGGCGCGCATGTCGCAGACGCGCCTCGTGCTCATCCTCGCCGCCGCGTTCACGGTCGCGAACCTGTCGAGCGCCCTCATGCCCACGTTCGAGCTCACGATGCTGTCGCGCTTCGTCTCGGGCCTCCCGCACGGCGCCTACTTCGGCGTCGCCTCGCTGCTCGCCGCCCGCATCATGGGCCCCGGCCGCCAGGGCGCGGGCGTCGCGCTCGCCCTCTCGGGCCTCACGGTCGCGAACGTCATCGGCGTGCCGCTCGGCACCTTCCTCGGCCAGACGGCCGGATGGCGCTGGTCGTACGTCGCGATCGCAGGCATCTTCGCGCTCACGCTGCTGCTCGCGTTCCGCACGCTGCCGCAGGTCGCCGGCAACCCCGAGCGCAACCCGCTGCGCGAGCTGTCGGCGCTGCGCGACGGCCGCCTGTGGCTCATGCTCGCGGTCGGCGCCATCGGCTTCGGCGGGTTCTTCGCCATCTACTCGTACATCGCCGAGACCGTGACGCGCGTCGCGGGCCTCAGCGAGAGCACGGTGCCGTGGGTGCTCGCGACGCTCGGCATCGGCATGACGATCGGCAACATCCTCGGCGGCGTGCTCGGCGACAAGGCGCTCGTGCCCACGATGCTCGGCGGGTTCCTCGCCGTCATCCCCGTCATGGGCCTGTACTCGCTGCTCGGCGGCGAGCCCGTCGCGCTGTTCGTGCTCGCGTTCCTCATCGGCCTGTCGACGTCGATGCTCATCCCGTCGATCCAGTCCCGCATCATCCAGATCGCCGGCGAGGCCGAGCTGCTGGGCGCCGCGATGAACCACGCGGCGTTCAACGTCGGCAACGCGCTCGGCGCAGCCGTCGGCGGCGCCGTGATCGGCGCGGGCCTCGGCTACCTCGCCCCCGGATGGGTGGGCGTGCTGCTCGCGACGGCCGGCATGGGCCTCGCGGTCGTGAGCGTGCTGCTCGACCGCCGCTCCGCATCGCTGCGCCGCCTCGAGACGCACGAGCAGGGCATCGTCGAGCGCGTCGGCTAGCGGCCGTTCCCCCGTTACCGCATCCGGCTGGCTGCGGCCAGCCTCCATTCCCGCACCGTGCCGCCGTGCGTAGGCTCGGGTGCATGCAGGGCACCGCGACCGACGTCGACCTCTCGGTCGACGACGCCGCCCTGGCGTCGACCGACGGCGACTGGGTCACCGTCGTGTGGGACGACCCCGTGAACCTCATGACGTACGTCACGTACGTGTTCCGCTCGTACTTCGGCTTCGACGAGGCGAAGGCCGAGCGCCTCATGATGCAGGTGCACACGAAGGGCCGGGCGATCGTGTCGGCCGGCGGCCGCGAGCAGCAGGAGCTGCACGTGTCGGCGATGCACGGCTACGGCCTGCTCGCGACGCTGGAGCGTGTCGAGTGAAGCCGTGGAAGCGCGACGGCGATGCGCTCGTGCTCGTGCTCACCGCCGACGAGGCGACGATGCTCACGCGGCTCGTCGCGCAGGTGCGGCAGGTCTTCGTGGCGGTGCGCGACGGCGAGGCCGACCACGCCGATCCCGTGATCGAACGGCTGTTCCCGGCGGCGTACGAGGATGAGGAGCTCGCCGACGAGTTCCGCAGGCTCACCTCCGACGACCAGGCGGCGCTGCGCCTCGACCGGCAGCGGGCGATGGCGCGCGACCTCGCGGCCCACGCGACGGTCGAGGACGAGCGCGTGCGCGTCGAGGTGCCCGAGGAGTCGGCGGATGCGTGGCTCGCGGGCATCGGCGACATCCGCCTCGTGCTGCACACGCGCGTGCAGCAGGGCCCCACGAACCACCTCGACCTCACGGCCGAGGACCTCGCGCAGTTCCAGGCCGTCGTCGACTGGCTCGGCTACGCGCAGGGCAGCCTCGTCGAGGCCGTCGTCTCGGAGTGACGCTCAGCGCTCGGGCACGAGGCGCGGCAGCAGCCGCACGAGCTCGCGAGCGTCCGTGGACTCCACGAAGGCGCGCGGCTCGTCGCACGACGTGGCACGAGGTGACGCTGAGCGCATCTTCTCGTGCGACATGCGCATGAAGCCACGCTGAGCGTCACCTCGTGCCCGTGCTCAGTGCTCCCCCGCGCCGAACCCCTCGCGCTGCGACCGCTCCTCGAGCGACTCCAGCTCCTCGAAGAGCGTGATCTGCAGGTCGGCCGGCGCCTGCAGGCGCGCGTTCACCGAGCGCCACGGCGTCTCGCGCGGCGTCGCGAGCACCTCGGCGCCCGCGGCCTCGAGCGTCGACGTCGTGCCGGCGGCGTCGTCGACCTCGAACGCGAGGCGGATGCGCGGGCTCGTCACGCCGTCGGTCTCGACGGCGTCGATCGCGCGCACGTGCGACGGGTTCGCGAGCTCGAGCGTCGCCCGGCCCGCCTCGAGGATCACGACGCGCTCGTCGCCCTCCCCCGCGTACGCGGCCTGCTCGGGCAGCCCGAGCGCGTCGCGGAAGAACGCGACCGCCGCGTCGTGGTCGTCGGCCTCGACGACGATGCGCAGCTGACGGACGGTCGGACGGGCTGCCTCGCTCATGGCGGGTGCAACCGCCGCTCGCCCGGGTCGATTCCGCATCCGCTCGCGACCGGTGGGAGGATCGCAGGATGAAGATCCTCTCGATCCAGTCGTCGGTCGCGTACGGCCACGTCGGCAACTCGGCCGCCGTGTTCCCGCTGCAGCGGCTGGGGCACGAGGTGTGGCCCGTCTCGACCGTCGTGTTCTCGAACCACACGGGCTACGGCGCGTGGCGCGGCCCGCTGCTGCCCGCGACCGACGTCGCCGACGTCATCCTCGGCATCGAGGAGCGCGGCGCGCTCGCGCAGGTGGATGCGGTGCTGTCGGGCTACCTCGGCGGCGAGGCGATCGTCGACGTCGTCGTCGACGCCGTGCAGCGCACGAAGGCGCTCAACCCCGCCGCGACGTACACGTGCGACCCGGTCATGGGCAACGCGAAGTCCGGCTGCTTCGTCGCCCCGGCGATCCCGGCGCTCATCCGCGAGCGCGTCGTGCCGGTCGCCGACATCATCGCGCCGAACCAGTTCGAGCTCGGCTTCCTCACCGGCACCGAGCCCGCGACGCTCGACGAGACGCTCGAGTCCGTCGACCGCGCCCGCGACATGGGTCCGCGCACGGTGCTCGTGACGAGCGTCGAGCGCCCCGACCGACCCGAGGGCACCATCGAGATGCTCGCGGTCGACGACGAGGGCGCGTGGATCGTGCAGACGCCGTACCTGCCGTTCAAGGCCAACGGCTCGGGCGACGTCACCGCCGCGCTGTTCACCGCGCACTACCGCACGTCGGACTCGGCGTGGGATGCGCTCGAGGCGACGGTGTCGAGCGTGTTCGACCTGCTGCAGATCACCCACGACTCGGGCGAGCGCGAGCTCCAGCTCGTCGAGGCGCAGGAGGCGTACGCGCACCCGCGTCGCCAGTTCCAGGTGCGCCAGGTGCGCTGACCATGACCGATCCCACGACCGCGGTGCGGCGCGCGTACGAGACGCGCGCCGATGCGTGGGACTCCGCCATGGGCATGGTCGAGGGCTGGCTCGACGAACGTGCCGACGCGCTGCTCGCCGACGCCGACCGCATGCGCCTCGTCGTCATGCCCGGCCGCATCAAGGAGGAGGCGCGCACCATCGACCGCCTCTCGCGCGCCGCGACGGAGCTCGACCTCGCCGACGTCACCGTCGACCAGGTCGAGGAGCTCGTGCGCGACGTCGTCGGCGTGAAGGTGCTGTGCAAGTCGACGCGCGACCAGGTGCTGCTCGCCGACGACGTCGCGACGGCGCTGCAGGCCGGCATCCACCTCGTCGAGATGCGCGACTACGTCGCCGAGCCGAAGCCGTCCGGCTACCGCGCCGTGCACGCGCTGCTCGACGTCGACGTCACGACGCCTGCAGGCACGACGGTCGTGGCCGTCGAGGTGCAGATCAAGACCCGCGTGCAGGATGCGTGGGGCGAGCTGACGCACGAGGACCTCTACAAGCCGGGCGGCGGGCTGCGCCCGAGCGACTTCCACCGGTCGGTGGGGCGCACGATGGCGAACCTGCTCGCCGAGGTGGATCGTCTCGCCGACGACCTCGCGGGCGAGTTCGACGTCGCGACCGACGAGCCCGCCTCCGAGCGTGCGCACGCCGTCGCCGGCCGCATCCCGATCCGCTCGGTCGTCGTGCGCTCGACCGGCCCCCGGTACGCGCTGGCCGTCGACGACGAGGGCCGCCAGGGGCTCATCCCCGCGTTCGCCGTGCGCGCGCTCGCACCCACCGACGGGCACGTCGACGTGGATGCGTTCGTGCCCGAGGGATCGACGCTCGAGGCGCGGGTCTTCGAGGACGAGCGCGGCCTCTACTACCTCCCGGTCGCCCTGCCGGAGCTGCCGACCGAGGTGTGATCCCACGCGCGCCGTCACCCGTCGCACCTACCATCGCCCTCGATGGCCAACACGAAGCCCCCAGCCGGCTACGACGCCCGCTTCCTCGGCATCGTCGTGCCCGCGCCGACGCCCGTCGACGACTCCGACGCACCCGTGCTGCCGTACACGCACTTCTCGGTGACGATGCATCGGCAACGGCGCCTCGCGTGGTCGGTGGCCTGGGCGATCGACGGCCTGCGCCTCTTCCCCGACATCCCGCGCCACCGCGACTTCTTCCCCGACGATCGGCTGCCGCTCGACGAGCAGACGACCGACGAGGTCTACGCGGCCAACGACCTCGACCGCGGCCACCTCGCACGCCGTGCCGACCTGCTGTGGGGCACGCTCGCCGAGGCGCGCGCCGCGAACCGCGACTCGTTCTGCTTCACGAACATCACGCCGCAGCACGCCGACTTCAACCAGTCGGGCCGGGGCGGTGCGTGGGGCGAGCTCGAGCACGCGGTCCTCGACCTCGACGGCCTGCACGAGCGCCGCGTCGTCGTGTTCGCCGGTCCCGTGCTCGGTGCCGCCGACCCCGAGTACCGCGGCGTCGTGCGCCTGCCGCGAGAGCACTGGAAGATCGTCGTCTACCGGCTCGGCGAAGCCATCCGTGCCCGCGCCTTCCTGCTCGCGCAGGACCTGTCGAACGTGCAGCCCGCGTACCTCGACGGCTTCGAGACGTACGAGGTGACCCTCGACGACCTCGCCGAGCGCACCGGACTCGACCTGTCCCGCATCCCCGTCGGCAAGCGCAGCCGCACGGCGACGCCGACGACGCCGCGCCTCGTGGCGAGCGTCGACGACGTCGACTGGTGACGCGCTAGCGGCGCTCGCGGCGCTCGCGCACGCGCACATTGACCT
The sequence above is a segment of the Agrococcus jejuensis genome. Coding sequences within it:
- a CDS encoding glyceraldehyde-3-phosphate dehydrogenase, whose translation is MAESAIPLIGRLYRERNVIPHVHGRKIINRSAIEVLRAHRWARRVSDGELDVAHSLLALQVADELRLQGVSLDLGRLLDGAPDDVSGLEAYVRDALGALPSWEHQEPTDVVLYGFGRIGRLLARILVGHAGNGLGLRLRAIVVRSGGEHDLEKRANLLRRDSVHGPFEGTIQIDHEAQTILANGTLIQVIHSDDPATVDYEAHGIRDAIVVDNTGRWRDEAGLSLHLQAKGVARVLLTAPGKSPLKNVVYGINQDMIAADDRIVTAASCTTNAITPVLKVLHDAYGVEHGHVETVHSYTNDQNLIDNFHKGDRRGRSAALNMVLTETGAAKAVAKALPELEGRLTGNAIRVPTPDVSMAILNLTLDEAVERDQVNELLRRASLKGRLRTQIDFVDSPEVVSTDFVGNNRAGIVDGLATIASGRHLVVYVWYDNEYGYSSQVVRVLEHMAEQMQAARVEVTREPVGGVAAEAAIG
- a CDS encoding siderophore-interacting protein — protein: MAGPARVAAVAPRFIDLEVLGNEQISPHLRRVTLGGEDVANMTPQGYDQWFRFFMRRPDQDALQVPTSPKQWFPQYLLMSEAKRPHIRNYTIRAFRRDVQELDIDFVVHEDPGPGAQWSIDAKVGERAALLDEGLLYNDDGVEGDVLMVGDESVIPAIAGVCGSIDRATRGIAVIEVGHMDDVQDLGQPDGIDVHWIHRGSEREGQAGLRALSELDLPGDIAYAYAAGEQSLATGARRHLVKHRGVDKANVTFTGYWRLGKAYVS
- a CDS encoding MFS transporter, whose translation is MQQLTPTRRVLALFALALGGFGIGTTEFASMGLLPLIGDDLVSGFAQNPERGIQTAGWLISAYALGVVVGAPAIAVLAARMSQTRLVLILAAAFTVANLSSALMPTFELTMLSRFVSGLPHGAYFGVASLLAARIMGPGRQGAGVALALSGLTVANVIGVPLGTFLGQTAGWRWSYVAIAGIFALTLLLAFRTLPQVAGNPERNPLRELSALRDGRLWLMLAVGAIGFGGFFAIYSYIAETVTRVAGLSESTVPWVLATLGIGMTIGNILGGVLGDKALVPTMLGGFLAVIPVMGLYSLLGGEPVALFVLAFLIGLSTSMLIPSIQSRIIQIAGEAELLGAAMNHAAFNVGNALGAAVGGAVIGAGLGYLAPGWVGVLLATAGMGLAVVSVLLDRRSASLRRLETHEQGIVERVG
- the clpS gene encoding ATP-dependent Clp protease adapter ClpS; the encoded protein is MQGTATDVDLSVDDAALASTDGDWVTVVWDDPVNLMTYVTYVFRSYFGFDEAKAERLMMQVHTKGRAIVSAGGREQQELHVSAMHGYGLLATLERVE
- a CDS encoding DUF2017 family protein, which encodes MKPWKRDGDALVLVLTADEATMLTRLVAQVRQVFVAVRDGEADHADPVIERLFPAAYEDEELADEFRRLTSDDQAALRLDRQRAMARDLAAHATVEDERVRVEVPEESADAWLAGIGDIRLVLHTRVQQGPTNHLDLTAEDLAQFQAVVDWLGYAQGSLVEAVVSE
- a CDS encoding VOC family protein, with the translated sequence MSEAARPTVRQLRIVVEADDHDAAVAFFRDALGLPEQAAYAGEGDERVVILEAGRATLELANPSHVRAIDAVETDGVTSPRIRLAFEVDDAAGTTSTLEAAGAEVLATPRETPWRSVNARLQAPADLQITLFEELESLEERSQREGFGAGEH
- the pdxY gene encoding pyridoxal kinase PdxY, whose translation is MKILSIQSSVAYGHVGNSAAVFPLQRLGHEVWPVSTVVFSNHTGYGAWRGPLLPATDVADVILGIEERGALAQVDAVLSGYLGGEAIVDVVVDAVQRTKALNPAATYTCDPVMGNAKSGCFVAPAIPALIRERVVPVADIIAPNQFELGFLTGTEPATLDETLESVDRARDMGPRTVLVTSVERPDRPEGTIEMLAVDDEGAWIVQTPYLPFKANGSGDVTAALFTAHYRTSDSAWDALEATVSSVFDLLQITHDSGERELQLVEAQEAYAHPRRQFQVRQVR
- a CDS encoding GTP pyrophosphokinase, producing MTDPTTAVRRAYETRADAWDSAMGMVEGWLDERADALLADADRMRLVVMPGRIKEEARTIDRLSRAATELDLADVTVDQVEELVRDVVGVKVLCKSTRDQVLLADDVATALQAGIHLVEMRDYVAEPKPSGYRAVHALLDVDVTTPAGTTVVAVEVQIKTRVQDAWGELTHEDLYKPGGGLRPSDFHRSVGRTMANLLAEVDRLADDLAGEFDVATDEPASERAHAVAGRIPIRSVVVRSTGPRYALAVDDEGRQGLIPAFAVRALAPTDGHVDVDAFVPEGSTLEARVFEDERGLYYLPVALPELPTEV
- a CDS encoding DNA/RNA non-specific endonuclease, which encodes MANTKPPAGYDARFLGIVVPAPTPVDDSDAPVLPYTHFSVTMHRQRRLAWSVAWAIDGLRLFPDIPRHRDFFPDDRLPLDEQTTDEVYAANDLDRGHLARRADLLWGTLAEARAANRDSFCFTNITPQHADFNQSGRGGAWGELEHAVLDLDGLHERRVVVFAGPVLGAADPEYRGVVRLPREHWKIVVYRLGEAIRARAFLLAQDLSNVQPAYLDGFETYEVTLDDLAERTGLDLSRIPVGKRSRTATPTTPRLVASVDDVDW